The following coding sequences lie in one Apium graveolens cultivar Ventura chromosome 1, ASM990537v1, whole genome shotgun sequence genomic window:
- the LOC141664279 gene encoding E3 ubiquitin-protein ligase ATL6-like — MSTPLILTLLLMFLVQSVYSQPPSPIGPEYPYAKFSPSMAIIIAVLVTALFFMGFFSIYLRRCADTTTGGSMRPALSLRRRAAAPRGLSEEVITTFPTMAYSEVKDLKIGKGALECAVCLNEFEDDETLRLLPKCDHVFHPECIDLWLASHVTCPVCRADLVPKPLDPDDLLPPSETENVVDRENGDEIEVVVVDQVDVNLQEPVVSKIMNRTGSLRSNRPPRSGSVRSRIFGFGNKFPRSHSTGHSLVQLGENVDRYTLRLPEEVRKEIIRRALLNRTGSCAEPGSRKGHQPGEGSSRGKSYRRLGSLENVVKSDRWVFSKMPSFLSRALSVRTPRGAGEGSTSVTTKSSEKGDQAGLVANDSAKFPV, encoded by the coding sequence ATGTCAACTCCACTAATATTAACCCTCCTCCTCATGTTCCTCGTACAATCCGTGTACTCACAACCGCCAAGCCCGATAGGGCCAGAGTACCCATACGCCAAGTTCAGCCCTTCTATGGCAATAATTATAGCCGTGTTAGTCACGGCTCTTTTCTTTATGGGATTTTTTTCCATTTATCTTCGTCGTTGTGCTGACACAACTACGGGAGGGAGTATGCGTCCTGCGCTCTCCCTCCGCAGACGCGCTGCGGCGCCCCGTGGGTTGAGTGAAGAAGTGATCACCACTTTTCCTACTATGGCTTATTCGGAAGTAAAGGATTTGAAGATTGGTAAAGGCGCCTTGGAATGTGCGGTTTGTTTGAATGAATTTGAAGATGATGAGACTTTAAGGTTGTTACCCAAATGTGATCATGTTTTTCATCCTGAGTGCATTGATTTGTGGCTTGCGTCTCACGTTACCTGTCCGGTTTGTCGTGCCGATCTTGTGCCTAAACCGTTGGATCCTGATGACTTGTTGCCTCCATCGGAGACGGAAAATGTGGTAGATCGGGAAAATGGAGATGAGATTGAAGTTGTAGTTGTTGATCAAGTGGATGTTAATCTGCAAGAGCCGGTTGTGTCTAAAATCATGAATCGGACCGGAAGTTTGCGTTCTAACCGGCCACCTAGGTCCGGTTCAGTCCGGTCTAGGATATTCGGCTTTGGAAATAAATTTCCACGGTCTCACTCTACCGGCCATTCATTGGTTCAACTGGGAGAGAATGTGGACCGATACACTCTACGGCTTCCTGAGGAGGTGAGAAAAGAAATTATTCGCAGGGCTTTATTGAACCGAACCGGGAGCTGTGCTGAACCGGGTTCGAGAAAAGGGCATCAACCCGGAGAGGGTTCGAGCCGGGGAAAATCGTACAGGCGGTTGGGGAGCTTGGAGAACGTAGTCAAGTCAGACCGGTGGGTTTTCTCCAAAATGCCGTCGTTTTTGTCGAGGGCTTTGTCGGTAAGGACACCGAGAGGGGCCGGAGAAGGCAGCACATCCGTTACGACAAAGTCGTCGGAGAAGGGCGATCAGGCCGGTTTAGTTGCCAATGACTCGGCTAAGTTTCCGGTTTAA